In one Sporomusa sphaeroides DSM 2875 genomic region, the following are encoded:
- a CDS encoding sigma 54-interacting transcriptional regulator, translating into MAKITFMVPYSDIFEDIQEVFTQQNDCNWTIELLAIDGVPRRIDYKKLKTDVVVARGMTASMAERVMEDIPVIRLPVSGYDVIRAVLECQTRYKSQRVAIVGTEDMVYGARSINEITGIEIVTSIVDNEEAARKSLTAIKNGGITIVCGGVVSTRIAEQIGLKTVFIKTGREAIYQALIEAKRTYFVKKQEQERSERFRTILDYAIEGVVAVNEQGNINLINASATEITGLEGKMEGKPADKVLPELRLGRVLATGVAEVGEIKTLGDRQVIINNAPIAVKGQVVGAIATFQPVSSIQELEGKIRRKIYPQGHSAKFSFSNIFGKSRAIGRAIEIAKEYSAVDSNVLIVGETGAGKEMFSQSIHSASDRAAGPFVAFNCAALPENLLESELFGYVGGAFTGAAKEGKAGLFELAHKGTIFLDEISEISIKMQGRLLRVLQEREIMRLGDRKIIPIDVRVIAATNRDLGEMIREKAFRPDLYYRLDVLELHVPPLRERTGDVLQLFEYFLHSYCSRFGKPDKTIEPAAQLLLDRYSWPGNVRELMNIAERLAVIAYSDTITKEDVLSAFNPEKDALAAGLEVNAAKSSEPSLYTAKSKQKLDKAILLEVLQDVNYHYAKAAAKLGISRTTLWRWLKEM; encoded by the coding sequence ATGGCTAAAATCACTTTTATGGTTCCGTACTCAGATATTTTTGAGGACATTCAGGAGGTTTTTACCCAGCAAAACGATTGTAACTGGACAATTGAGCTTTTGGCTATTGACGGGGTACCGCGGCGGATTGATTATAAGAAGCTCAAAACCGATGTTGTTGTCGCCCGGGGGATGACTGCCTCTATGGCAGAACGGGTTATGGAGGATATTCCGGTGATTCGTTTGCCTGTCAGCGGCTATGATGTTATCCGTGCGGTTTTGGAATGCCAGACCCGGTATAAATCGCAGCGGGTGGCTATTGTCGGCACAGAAGACATGGTGTATGGCGCCCGCAGCATCAACGAGATCACCGGGATTGAAATTGTCACCAGTATTGTGGATAATGAGGAAGCTGCGCGAAAAAGTTTAACCGCCATTAAAAATGGCGGCATTACTATAGTCTGTGGCGGGGTTGTGTCAACCCGTATTGCCGAACAAATTGGGCTGAAAACTGTTTTCATAAAAACCGGGCGGGAAGCCATTTATCAGGCTTTGATTGAGGCCAAACGGACCTATTTTGTCAAAAAGCAGGAACAGGAGCGAAGCGAAAGATTTCGTACCATTCTTGATTATGCCATTGAGGGTGTAGTGGCTGTAAATGAACAGGGCAATATTAATTTAATCAATGCGTCCGCAACGGAAATAACCGGGCTGGAGGGTAAAATGGAAGGTAAACCGGCAGATAAGGTTTTGCCGGAATTGCGCCTGGGCAGGGTTCTGGCGACAGGAGTAGCCGAAGTGGGCGAAATTAAAACCTTGGGGGACAGGCAGGTAATCATTAATAATGCGCCCATTGCCGTAAAAGGACAGGTTGTGGGAGCCATTGCCACCTTCCAGCCGGTTTCCAGCATTCAGGAACTGGAAGGAAAAATCAGACGGAAAATTTATCCTCAGGGGCACAGTGCCAAATTTTCCTTTTCTAATATTTTTGGCAAAAGCAGGGCTATTGGGCGCGCGATTGAGATAGCCAAAGAATACAGCGCTGTTGACTCTAATGTGCTTATTGTCGGCGAAACCGGAGCCGGTAAGGAAATGTTTTCTCAAAGCATCCATAGTGCCAGTGACAGAGCGGCCGGTCCGTTTGTAGCCTTTAATTGCGCGGCTTTGCCGGAGAATCTGCTGGAAAGCGAGCTTTTTGGCTATGTCGGCGGAGCCTTTACGGGAGCCGCCAAAGAAGGTAAGGCAGGCTTATTTGAACTGGCCCATAAAGGAACAATCTTTCTTGATGAGATATCGGAAATTTCGATTAAAATGCAGGGGCGCCTGCTGCGGGTATTGCAGGAACGGGAGATCATGCGCCTGGGCGATCGTAAGATCATTCCGATAGACGTACGGGTCATAGCGGCGACCAACCGGGATTTGGGGGAAATGATCCGGGAAAAGGCCTTTCGCCCGGATCTTTACTATCGGCTGGATGTCTTGGAACTGCATGTTCCGCCCTTGCGGGAACGGACGGGGGATGTACTGCAGCTGTTTGAATATTTTTTGCACTCCTACTGCTCGCGTTTTGGCAAGCCTGATAAGACAATTGAGCCGGCTGCGCAACTATTGCTGGACCGGTATTCCTGGCCGGGCAATGTCCGGGAACTGATGAATATTGCAGAGCGCCTGGCGGTAATTGCCTACAGTGACACGATCACCAAAGAGGATGTTTTGTCCGCCTTTAACCCGGAAAAAGATGCTTTGGCTGCCGGCCTGGAGGTAAACGCGGCAAAAAGCAGTGAACCATCACTGTATACCGCTAAATCTAAGCAAAAACTGGATAAAGCCATCCTGCTCGAAGTGCTTCAGGATGTAAATTATCATTACGCTAAAGCTGCAGCCAAACTTGGCATCAGCAGGACGACATTATGGCGGTGGTTAAAGGAAATGTAA
- a CDS encoding tripartite tricarboxylate transporter TctB family protein: MKIALNADRVIAILCGLVGGFWAYSGWFNYGFWVNKGPGPGFIPVIVGIVTCILAAVQTQNYDKEAEPVDVKAILPIAAMIAFTISVSIIGFLPTVFLFLVLWLITQGSYSRTFSVSLAAIATGLIWGIFEYWLQVPFPGGLIKSLL; this comes from the coding sequence ATGAAAATTGCGCTTAATGCCGATCGGGTAATTGCAATTCTTTGCGGTCTTGTCGGAGGATTCTGGGCATATTCCGGCTGGTTTAATTATGGCTTTTGGGTAAATAAAGGTCCCGGCCCGGGGTTTATCCCGGTGATTGTCGGTATAGTAACGTGCATTCTCGCTGCTGTACAAACACAAAATTATGACAAAGAAGCAGAACCGGTAGATGTAAAAGCAATTCTGCCGATTGCCGCCATGATTGCTTTTACGATATCTGTCAGTATAATCGGATTTTTGCCTACCGTATTTTTGTTTTTGGTCCTCTGGCTGATCACCCAGGGTTCCTATTCCCGTACTTTTTCCGTTTCTCTTGCCGCGATAGCGACCGGACTCATCTGGGGAATCTTTGAATACTGGCTGCAAGTGCCCTTTCCCGGCGGCCTGATAAAATCATTATTGTAG
- a CDS encoding tripartite tricarboxylate transporter permease, producing MEEIFSHLLNGFGLALTEKNLMAALAGAVMGMFVGALPGIGSVMGVALLLPLTFKMDPTTAIIMLAALYYSTMFAGSFTAILINIPGDPPAVMTTMDGYQLTLRGKAGKALAVSNWSSFVAGFIGVVILTFMGPLLANVGLAFGPAEMTSVILLAIMAIAWLLGDNPRKGLLSTCLGILLATVGLDLAVAMPRFSFGVNELLSGIDFIPLVIGLLGVNEIVTMALNKTGYQFKTTEKLSLRSNYLNWQEIKQIFRPTMVSSFMGTFVGCIPGAGTTTASFLAYVLEKRTGKNKENMGKGALEGVAAPEAANNAAAAGAFAPLLSLGIPSSGTAAILLGGLMMWGITPGPLLFTDHPDLAWGLIASMYTGNVVCMIIAALSIPLMVHALRIPPAILTPIIIVICIVSAYSVNNSLFDIWIMIAIGIVGYFFNRYKYPVAPFLMAFILTPRLETSLRQAFDISNGNAMIFIDKPISLAFLTAILLFFVVPPCIKFGRTCFAKKDL from the coding sequence ATGGAAGAAATATTCTCTCATTTGTTGAACGGCTTTGGGCTCGCATTGACGGAAAAGAATTTGATGGCCGCACTGGCCGGCGCCGTTATGGGCATGTTTGTCGGAGCTTTGCCCGGTATCGGTTCGGTTATGGGCGTAGCCCTGCTCCTGCCGCTGACTTTCAAAATGGATCCAACCACAGCAATTATTATGCTGGCCGCTTTATACTATTCAACCATGTTTGCCGGCTCCTTCACAGCCATCTTAATCAACATCCCGGGCGATCCTCCGGCAGTAATGACCACCATGGACGGCTATCAGCTGACATTGAGGGGCAAAGCCGGCAAAGCACTGGCGGTGTCTAACTGGTCTTCTTTTGTCGCCGGGTTTATCGGTGTTGTCATCCTTACCTTTATGGGTCCCCTGCTTGCCAATGTGGGGCTGGCTTTTGGACCGGCCGAAATGACGTCGGTTATATTGCTGGCAATTATGGCCATTGCCTGGCTGCTGGGCGACAATCCCCGCAAAGGGCTGCTTTCCACCTGCCTGGGAATTCTGCTGGCAACAGTAGGGCTGGACCTGGCTGTTGCTATGCCCCGTTTTTCCTTCGGTGTAAATGAACTCTTAAGCGGTATTGATTTTATCCCCCTGGTTATCGGCCTCTTGGGAGTAAACGAAATTGTGACCATGGCGCTGAACAAAACCGGTTACCAATTTAAAACAACAGAAAAACTGTCTTTACGAAGCAATTATCTCAACTGGCAGGAAATCAAGCAAATTTTCCGGCCAACCATGGTTAGCAGCTTTATGGGGACTTTTGTCGGCTGTATTCCGGGCGCAGGCACAACAACCGCCTCGTTTTTAGCCTACGTTTTGGAAAAACGTACCGGCAAAAATAAGGAAAACATGGGCAAGGGCGCGCTGGAAGGTGTCGCCGCTCCGGAAGCGGCTAATAATGCGGCAGCGGCAGGCGCTTTTGCGCCCTTGCTGTCTTTGGGAATTCCCAGTTCGGGAACAGCGGCCATATTGCTGGGCGGCCTAATGATGTGGGGCATTACGCCGGGACCGCTGCTCTTTACCGACCACCCCGATCTTGCCTGGGGCCTGATTGCCTCCATGTACACCGGCAACGTTGTCTGTATGATTATCGCAGCCCTCAGCATTCCTTTAATGGTCCACGCCTTGCGCATCCCTCCCGCCATACTGACCCCGATCATCATTGTAATCTGTATTGTGTCCGCGTACTCTGTCAACAATAGTCTTTTTGACATTTGGATAATGATTGCCATCGGCATTGTCGGCTACTTCTTTAACCGTTACAAATATCCGGTAGCTCCGTTTTTGATGGCTTTCATCCTGACTCCCCGGCTGGAAACATCGCTGCGTCAGGCTTTTGATATCTCTAACGGCAATGCCATGATTTTTATTGACAAGCCCATTTCACTGGCATTTTTAACTGCCATTCTGCTCTTCTTCGTTGTGCCGCCATGCATTAAATTTGGTAGAACCTGCTTTGCTAAAAAGGACCTGTAG
- a CDS encoding PdxA family dehydrogenase yields the protein MKPLLGILLGDATGIGPELVAKLCSTAKLRMYCRPVLIGDLRVLEMGKKIAKTDFPVVVIDDISQASWDNGLPVLDQRNLDPATITLGKIDKLSGKITGDMLVTAINLLRRDALDGFVYAPLNKAALQYGGYDFEDEQQLFAHYLDWHGPSSEMNVLKNLWTSRVTSHIPLEQVCASLTTDTILTAIRLAHQTLQKAGFQDPRIAVAAVNPHAGEDGLCGRQEIDIIAPALRLARAEGINVMGPYPSDTIFINAFKGHYNAVVTMFHDQGQIALKLLGFQFGVTVAAGLPYAITTPAHGTAFDIAGFGLANPSATEQAVLIAARLAG from the coding sequence ATGAAACCACTGCTAGGTATTTTACTGGGTGACGCAACAGGCATCGGGCCGGAACTTGTTGCCAAGTTATGCAGCACTGCTAAACTGCGGATGTATTGCCGGCCAGTCTTGATTGGCGATCTGCGGGTGCTGGAAATGGGAAAAAAGATTGCAAAAACAGACTTTCCGGTTGTTGTAATTGATGATATCTCTCAGGCCAGTTGGGACAACGGCCTTCCTGTATTAGACCAGAGAAACCTTGATCCTGCTACTATAACATTAGGGAAAATTGACAAACTTTCCGGAAAAATCACCGGTGACATGTTGGTTACGGCAATAAACCTGCTTCGCCGGGATGCTCTTGACGGCTTTGTTTATGCACCGCTAAATAAGGCAGCACTGCAATACGGGGGCTATGATTTTGAGGATGAACAGCAACTATTTGCCCATTATCTGGACTGGCATGGCCCGAGCAGTGAGATGAATGTCTTAAAAAACCTTTGGACATCACGGGTCACAAGCCATATCCCTTTGGAGCAGGTATGTGCCAGTCTAACTACTGACACCATTTTGACAGCCATCCGTCTGGCCCATCAAACCCTGCAAAAAGCAGGCTTTCAGGACCCGCGCATTGCTGTTGCCGCCGTAAATCCGCATGCCGGCGAGGATGGGCTGTGCGGGCGCCAGGAGATTGACATCATCGCCCCTGCCCTCCGGCTTGCCCGGGCGGAAGGCATAAACGTCATGGGCCCCTATCCGTCAGATACCATTTTCATTAACGCGTTTAAAGGACATTATAATGCCGTAGTTACCATGTTCCACGACCAGGGGCAGATTGCGCTAAAGCTGCTGGGCTTCCAGTTTGGCGTGACGGTTGCCGCCGGTTTACCGTATGCCATCACGACCCCGGCTCACGGCACTGCCTTTGATATCGCCGGCTTTGGGCTCGCCAATCCGAGTGCGACCGAGCAGGCCGTGTTGATTGCTGCCAGACTGGCCGGGTAG
- a CDS encoding methyl-accepting chemotaxis protein, producing MNMGLKIKTIAFFLLVVLINAIGLGITGYQINQVTQELKESQENSLPMLLTTSKVAFNIATQAAEVRGFIAAGTQEMLFNYQRLSIENTKLEEDLLANAKTEEDQQLVAELKALNELFDRIAGEKVIPLRQLNKEAEAIQVMEADLTPVTVALLNKTGEYINFREQHIHTAFNTMIKTIQTTQTIALALSFLSVILGILIGFLSARAITRPLTALVDTARNIADGNLQQQVQVNRQDEIGELQKAFGTMVSHLRAVVSTVQENARQVAAASSELTANAGQSAEAVNQVAAAITNVACGAEQQLNAINETTAVVEQMSAGIQQIAASANAVSASSEQTAGAALEGQKAIDTAIEQMNSIKVTVERSARVVAKLGDHSQEIGQIVATISSIAGQTNLLALNAAIEAARAGEQGRGFAVVAEEVRKLAEQSQEAAKHIAALISEIQADTNQAVVAMESGNQEVNVGTEVIGTAGRNFHEITTGIHGMSAQIREISAAVQEMAGGSGQIVSSVRTIDRISQDTSGHTQTVSAAIQQQSASMEEIAASSGFLAKMSQELQNSIQRFRL from the coding sequence ATGAACATGGGCTTAAAAATTAAAACCATTGCTTTTTTCCTGCTGGTCGTCCTGATCAATGCCATTGGCTTGGGAATTACCGGCTATCAAATCAATCAGGTTACACAGGAGTTGAAAGAAAGTCAGGAGAATTCCCTGCCAATGCTGCTGACAACCAGTAAGGTTGCGTTTAATATCGCTACCCAGGCTGCCGAGGTCCGCGGTTTTATCGCGGCAGGAACCCAGGAAATGCTCTTTAACTACCAACGGCTGAGTATTGAGAACACAAAACTGGAAGAAGACCTGCTGGCAAATGCCAAAACAGAGGAAGACCAGCAACTGGTTGCTGAATTGAAAGCATTGAACGAACTCTTTGACCGCATTGCCGGCGAGAAAGTCATTCCTTTACGGCAGCTCAATAAAGAGGCCGAAGCCATACAGGTAATGGAAGCCGACTTAACACCGGTTACCGTTGCCCTGTTAAACAAGACCGGTGAATACATCAATTTCAGGGAACAACATATTCACACGGCTTTCAATACCATGATAAAAACCATCCAAACCACCCAGACCATAGCTCTTGCCCTTAGCTTTTTATCGGTTATTCTCGGTATCCTGATCGGCTTTCTCAGCGCCCGGGCCATTACCCGGCCGCTGACTGCCCTGGTTGATACAGCCCGGAATATTGCCGACGGCAACCTGCAGCAACAGGTACAAGTCAACCGTCAGGATGAAATCGGCGAATTGCAAAAAGCGTTCGGAACCATGGTTTCCCACCTGCGGGCTGTGGTTTCAACCGTACAGGAAAATGCCAGACAGGTGGCTGCTGCTTCCTCAGAACTTACTGCCAATGCCGGGCAATCGGCTGAAGCCGTCAATCAGGTCGCCGCCGCTATTACAAATGTGGCCTGTGGTGCTGAACAACAGCTCAACGCCATCAATGAAACGACAGCCGTTGTCGAACAGATGTCGGCAGGTATTCAGCAAATCGCCGCCAGTGCCAATGCCGTATCCGCCAGTTCGGAACAAACCGCCGGCGCTGCCCTGGAAGGCCAAAAAGCCATTGATACCGCTATTGAACAAATGAACTCCATCAAAGTTACGGTGGAGCGGTCGGCCCGGGTGGTAGCCAAACTCGGCGACCACTCCCAGGAAATCGGTCAAATCGTTGCCACAATTTCCTCCATCGCCGGCCAAACTAATCTGCTGGCCTTAAATGCGGCCATCGAAGCGGCCCGGGCCGGTGAACAGGGACGAGGCTTCGCCGTTGTTGCCGAAGAAGTGCGGAAACTGGCCGAACAATCACAGGAAGCCGCCAAACACATTGCCGCATTGATCAGTGAAATTCAGGCAGATACCAACCAGGCTGTCGTTGCCATGGAATCCGGCAACCAGGAAGTCAATGTCGGCACAGAAGTCATTGGCACAGCCGGCAGGAATTTTCATGAAATCACTACCGGTATCCACGGTATGTCGGCACAAATCCGGGAAATTTCCGCGGCTGTTCAGGAGATGGCCGGCGGCAGCGGGCAAATCGTCAGCTCGGTCCGCACCATC